The following proteins are co-located in the Neomonachus schauinslandi chromosome 8, ASM220157v2, whole genome shotgun sequence genome:
- the LOC110575607 gene encoding cytochrome c oxidase subunit 4 isoform 1, mitochondrial-like isoform X1, with product MLATRVFSLIGKRAVSTSVCVRAHGSIMKSEDYALPSYVDQRDYPLPDVAHVKNLSASQKALKEKEKAPWSSLSIDEKGELYRMKFNESFAEMNRSTNEWKTVVGTAMFFLSFTALILIWEKHYVYGPVPHTFEEDWVAKQTKRMLDMKVSPIQGFSAKWDYDKNEWKK from the coding sequence ATGCTGGCTACCAGAGTGTTTAGCCTAATTGGCAAGCGAGCAGTTTCCACCTCAGTGTGTGTACGAGCACATGGAAGCATCATGAAGAGTGAAGACTATGCTCTCCCGAGTTACGTTGACCAGCGTGACTATCCCCTGCCTGATGTGGCCCACGTCAAGAACCTCTCTGCTAGCCAGAAGGCcttgaaagagaaggagaaggctcCCTGGAGCAGTCTCTCCATTGATGAAAAAGGTGAATTATACCGCATGAAGTTCAACGAGAGCTTTGCTGAAATGAACAGGAGCACGAATGAATGGAAGACGGTTGTGGGCACCGCCATGTTCTTCCTCAGCTTCACTGCTCTCATTCTGATTTGGGAGAAGCACTATGTGTACGGCCCCGTCCCGCACACCTTTGAAGAGGATTGGGTGGCCAAGCAGACCAAGAGGATGCTCGACATGAAGGTCAGCCCGATTCAGGGCTTCTCAGCCAAGTGGGACTACGACAAGAACGAGTGGAAGAAATAG
- the LOC110575607 gene encoding cytochrome c oxidase subunit 4 isoform 1, mitochondrial-like isoform X2 produces MLATRVFSLIGKRAVSTSVCVRAHGSIMKSEDYALPSYVDQRDYPLPDVAHVKNLSASQKALKEKEKAPWSSLSIDEKGELYRMKFNESFAEMNRSTNEWKTVVGTAMFFLSFTALILIWEKHYVIGWPSRPRGCST; encoded by the exons ATGCTGGCTACCAGAGTGTTTAGCCTAATTGGCAAGCGAGCAGTTTCCACCTCAGTGTGTGTACGAGCACATGGAAGCATCATGAAGAGTGAAGACTATGCTCTCCCGAGTTACGTTGACCAGCGTGACTATCCCCTGCCTGATGTGGCCCACGTCAAGAACCTCTCTGCTAGCCAGAAGGCcttgaaagagaaggagaaggctcCCTGGAGCAGTCTCTCCATTGATGAAAAAGGTGAATTATACCGCATGAAGTTCAACGAGAGCTTTGCTGAAATGAACAGGAGCACGAATGAATGGAAGACGGTTGTGGGCACCGCCATGTTCTTCCTCAGCTTCACTGCTCTCATTCTGATTTGGGAGAAGCACTATGT GATTGGGTGGCCAAGCAGACCAAGAGGATGCTCGACATGA